The nucleotide window AATCTTTGTATAAATCCAGTGCCCAAAGCCCTTTTTTGGCTTCCCTTGCCTGTTTTTGCAGCTTTACAAACAGGTCGGAATACTTCACATTGGGCGGTATGGTCATTAACTGGGCGTATCCTTCCTTCAGCAGCAGTGCATTCATCATAACATTCTCAATGTCCTGCTCTGTTTTCGGTTTTTCCAGATAGATATAGGCCAATGTACGGTCATATTTGTCCTTGGGCTGGATGTCCACTTCCACAAAGACCTTTTTGCCCAACAGCTTGGACTTTGTAAATTCGCTCGCTTCTTTCCCATAAGGCATCGGGGAGACACCCGGTTTCACCGTTTCGGGAGTGTTCACTCCGATCAGGCGAACTTTTTCCGTGCCATCCAGTTCAAGCGTGTCTCCGTCCGTCAC belongs to Effusibacillus lacus and includes:
- a CDS encoding thermonuclease family protein translates to MKKFITAIVVSLLVAGCGAQNVEQAGPTKGSQEQAETIKIKGRWATVTKVTDGDTLELDGTEKVRLIGVNTPETVKPGVSPMPYGKEASEFTKSKLLGKKVFVEVDIQPKDKYDRTLAYIYLEKPKTEQDIENVMMNALLLKEGYAQLMTIPPNVKYSDLFVKLQKQAREAKKGLWALDLYKDSTKNSGDVFKK